A genomic region of Stenotrophomonas sp. NA06056 contains the following coding sequences:
- a CDS encoding NAD+ synthase, whose protein sequence is MASIRIAMAQFDFPVGDVAGNTERIIEMIGQARDEYGAGLVMFPELAVSGYPPEDLLLRPGFLYECEQAMTRIAAACRGITAVVGWPQAAGAVVYNAASVLRDGLVEQTYRKRELPNYAVFDERRYFDVDPDGGSCVFEVDGIPVGLLICEDLWFAEPLADTVRAGAQLVVVPNASPYERGKHAQRDAVLAARTRESGAAIAYLNVVGGQDALVFDGASVVADGDGTVHPAAAAFVDQWLVVEYDGATRRFMPHVWMDDGDESMDALAWRAVTRGIQDYCSKNGFRKVWLGLSGGIDSAIVLAMAVDALGAENVTAVRLPSRYTAGLSNDLAAEQCQALGVKLEAVSIEPAFKGLMESLAPMFEGTAPDVTEENLQSRSRGVILMALANKFGGLLLTTGNKSEYSVGYATIYGDMCGGYAPLKDLYKTEVFGLSKWRNTVGGAPVIPPAVISRPPSAELRENQLDQDSLPAYDVLDGILYRYIDQEQSRTEIVAAGYDAAVVDRVLRLVRISEWKRHQAAPGPKVSRRAFGRERRYPISNGFKG, encoded by the coding sequence ATGGCTTCGATCCGCATCGCGATGGCGCAGTTCGACTTTCCGGTCGGCGATGTCGCCGGCAACACCGAGCGCATCATCGAGATGATCGGCCAGGCGCGCGACGAATACGGCGCCGGGCTGGTGATGTTCCCCGAGCTGGCGGTCAGTGGCTATCCGCCGGAGGACCTGCTGCTGCGCCCGGGCTTCCTGTACGAGTGCGAGCAGGCGATGACCCGCATTGCCGCTGCGTGCCGTGGCATCACCGCCGTGGTCGGTTGGCCGCAGGCGGCCGGCGCGGTGGTCTACAACGCAGCCAGCGTGCTGCGCGATGGCCTGGTGGAGCAGACCTACCGCAAGCGCGAGCTGCCCAATTACGCGGTGTTCGACGAGCGCCGCTACTTCGATGTCGACCCGGACGGTGGCAGCTGCGTGTTCGAGGTCGACGGCATTCCCGTTGGCCTGCTGATCTGCGAAGACCTGTGGTTCGCCGAGCCGCTGGCCGATACGGTGCGTGCCGGTGCGCAGCTGGTGGTGGTGCCCAACGCTTCGCCGTACGAACGCGGCAAGCATGCCCAGCGCGATGCGGTGCTGGCGGCACGTACCCGCGAAAGCGGCGCGGCCATTGCCTATCTCAATGTGGTCGGTGGCCAGGATGCACTGGTGTTCGATGGTGCATCGGTGGTGGCCGATGGTGATGGCACGGTGCATCCGGCGGCGGCGGCTTTCGTCGACCAGTGGCTGGTGGTGGAGTACGACGGCGCGACGCGCCGCTTCATGCCGCACGTGTGGATGGACGACGGCGACGAGAGCATGGATGCGCTGGCCTGGCGCGCGGTGACCCGCGGCATCCAGGACTACTGCAGCAAGAACGGCTTCAGGAAGGTGTGGCTGGGGCTGTCCGGCGGCATCGACTCGGCGATCGTGCTGGCGATGGCCGTTGATGCGCTGGGTGCTGAAAACGTCACCGCAGTGCGGTTGCCGTCGCGCTATACCGCAGGCCTGTCCAACGACCTGGCCGCCGAGCAATGCCAGGCGCTGGGCGTGAAGCTGGAGGCGGTGTCGATCGAGCCGGCGTTCAAGGGGCTGATGGAATCGCTGGCACCGATGTTCGAAGGCACTGCGCCGGACGTGACCGAGGAGAACCTGCAGTCGCGCAGCCGTGGCGTGATCCTGATGGCGCTCGCCAACAAGTTCGGTGGCCTGTTGCTGACGACAGGCAACAAGAGCGAGTACTCAGTCGGTTACGCCACGATCTACGGCGACATGTGCGGTGGCTATGCGCCGTTGAAGGACCTGTACAAGACCGAGGTGTTCGGCCTGTCCAAGTGGCGCAACACCGTGGGCGGTGCGCCGGTGATCCCGCCGGCGGTGATCAGCCGACCGCCGTCGGCCGAGCTGCGTGAGAACCAGCTGGACCAGGACTCGCTGCCGGCCTATGACGTGCTGGACGGCATCCTGTACCGCTACATCGACCAGGAGCAGTCGCGCACGGAGATCGTTGCGGCCGGTTACGACGCGGCGGTGGTCGACCGTGTGCTGCGTCTGGTGCGCATCAGCGAGTGGAAGCGCCACCAGGCCGCGCCCGGGCCGAAGGTGTCGCGTCGCGCGTTCGGGCGTGAGCGCCGGTACCCGATCAGCAACGGCTTCAAGGGCTGA
- a CDS encoding outer membrane protein assembly factor BamD: MIRRSVLLSAPVRLTALLLVLVIVATGCNRGTKGDRPDEGTPVEQLYEKSHKLMQGGNWSGAEASFRRLVAQYPYGPYTEQAMIESAYAQYKAGKHDDAVSSIDRFIRTYPTHRNVAYLYYLRGLANSNRSTVFLRRVWSLDASRRDLSTPHQAYSDFNIVVDRYPNSRYAADARQRMLVLRDLFAQHELDNALYYMRRGAWVSAAGRANYLLETYPQSAFQNDAVAVLADSYTHLGNKTLADDARRVLQLNQPDHPWLEGKWPKYPWMIRKLNPFAGEKSAATGQRNARLEKK; encoded by the coding sequence ATGATCCGACGCTCCGTCCTGCTCTCCGCGCCCGTCCGCCTCACCGCCCTTCTGCTGGTGCTGGTCATCGTCGCCACCGGCTGCAACCGCGGCACCAAGGGCGATCGCCCCGATGAAGGCACCCCGGTCGAACAGCTCTACGAAAAGAGCCACAAGCTGATGCAAGGCGGCAACTGGAGCGGCGCTGAAGCCAGCTTCCGCCGCCTGGTGGCACAGTATCCCTACGGCCCGTACACCGAGCAGGCGATGATCGAGTCGGCCTATGCCCAGTACAAGGCCGGCAAGCACGATGACGCGGTGTCCAGCATCGACCGCTTCATCCGCACCTACCCGACCCACCGCAACGTTGCGTACCTGTACTACCTGCGCGGCCTGGCCAACTCCAACCGCAGTACGGTTTTCCTGCGTCGCGTATGGTCGCTGGATGCAAGCCGCCGCGATCTGTCCACGCCGCACCAGGCGTATTCGGACTTCAACATCGTGGTCGACCGCTACCCCAACAGCCGCTATGCCGCCGATGCGCGCCAGCGGATGCTGGTGCTGCGTGACCTGTTCGCCCAGCACGAGCTCGACAACGCCCTGTACTACATGCGCCGTGGCGCCTGGGTCTCGGCCGCTGGACGCGCCAACTACCTGCTGGAAACCTACCCGCAGAGCGCGTTCCAGAACGACGCGGTGGCGGTGCTGGCCGACTCCTACACCCACCTGGGCAACAAGACCCTGGCCGACGACGCCCGCCGCGTCCTGCAGCTGAACCAGCCGGACCACCCGTGGCTGGAAGGCAAGTGGCCGAAGTACCCGTGGATGATCCGCAAGCTGAACCCGTTTGCCGGCGAGAAGTCCGCCGCCACCGGCCAGCGCAACGCGCGACTGGAAAAGAAGTAA
- the rluD gene encoding 23S rRNA pseudouridine(1911/1915/1917) synthase RluD encodes MSEQPSESARQAIVPDTSAGRRFDAVVAELFPEYSRSRLTEWIKTGDVLLDGVQARPREALRGGEVVTLQVMLETQTTAEPEDIPLDVLFEDEHLLVINKPVGLVVHPGAGNHSGTLVNALLYRDPSVAVLPRAGIVHRLDKDTSGVMVVARTLEAQTALVEQLAARDVHRQYLAVVMGALVAGGTADAPIDRHPRDRLKMGVREDGKEAVTHYRLRERFRAHTALECRLETGRTHQIRVHMAHLRHPIVGDQLYGGALKLPKGASDELVAALRGFKRQALHAETLEFVHPISGEPVRNTAPAPADMLHLMKVLREDSAAFAERERDRW; translated from the coding sequence ATGTCTGAACAACCCTCCGAATCGGCCCGCCAGGCCATTGTCCCCGACACCTCCGCCGGCCGTCGTTTCGACGCGGTCGTGGCCGAGCTGTTCCCCGAATACTCCCGCTCCCGCCTGACAGAGTGGATCAAGACCGGCGACGTCCTGCTGGACGGCGTACAGGCGCGCCCGCGCGAGGCACTGCGTGGCGGCGAGGTGGTCACCCTGCAGGTGATGCTGGAAACCCAGACCACCGCCGAGCCGGAAGACATCCCGTTGGACGTGCTGTTCGAGGACGAGCACCTGCTGGTGATCAACAAGCCGGTCGGTCTGGTGGTCCACCCCGGTGCCGGCAACCACAGCGGTACCCTGGTCAACGCGCTGCTGTACCGCGACCCGTCGGTGGCGGTGCTGCCGCGCGCGGGCATCGTGCATCGCCTGGACAAGGACACCAGCGGGGTGATGGTCGTGGCCCGCACGCTGGAAGCGCAGACCGCGCTGGTCGAGCAGCTGGCTGCCCGTGACGTGCACCGCCAGTACCTGGCTGTGGTGATGGGCGCGCTGGTGGCCGGTGGTACGGCAGATGCGCCGATCGACCGTCACCCACGCGACCGCCTGAAGATGGGCGTTCGCGAGGATGGCAAGGAAGCGGTGACCCATTACCGCCTGCGCGAGCGCTTCCGTGCGCATACCGCGCTGGAATGCCGCCTGGAAACCGGGCGTACCCACCAGATCCGCGTGCACATGGCGCACCTGCGTCATCCGATCGTGGGCGATCAGCTGTACGGCGGCGCGTTGAAGCTGCCCAAGGGTGCCAGCGACGAGCTGGTGGCCGCGCTGCGCGGCTTCAAGCGCCAGGCCCTGCATGCCGAGACCCTGGAATTTGTGCACCCGATCAGCGGGGAGCCGGTGCGCAACACCGCGCCGGCGCCGGCCGACATGCTGCACCTGATGAAGGTACTGCGTGAAGACAGCGCGGCCTTCGCTGAACGCGAGCGGGACCGCTGGTAA
- the pgeF gene encoding peptidoglycan editing factor PgeF, which translates to MNTPLPLLQADWPAPPGVHALTTRRHGAGVSPAPFAQFNLGNRHAADGDTPANVEHNRQVLQQGLALPSAPHWLRQVHSSTVLRFAAPPVEGASEPVADAAVTSVPGVVLAILTADCLPVVFTAVDGSEVGAAHAGWRGLADGMLEATVAAMQTPPAQLRAWLGPAAGPADYEIGEEVYHAFVGHDAAAAAAFVATRPGHWKVDLFALARQRLQAAGMDLGSIHGGTVSTMADADLYSHRRDRRTGRMATLVWMD; encoded by the coding sequence ATGAATACTCCGCTGCCGTTGCTGCAGGCCGATTGGCCGGCGCCCCCGGGCGTGCATGCGTTGACCACGCGCCGGCACGGCGCGGGCGTCTCGCCAGCGCCGTTCGCCCAGTTCAACCTGGGCAACCGGCATGCGGCCGATGGCGACACGCCGGCCAACGTCGAGCACAACCGGCAGGTGCTGCAGCAGGGGCTGGCACTGCCATCGGCGCCGCATTGGCTGCGCCAGGTGCACAGCAGCACCGTGCTGCGTTTCGCTGCGCCGCCGGTGGAAGGAGCCAGTGAACCGGTAGCCGATGCCGCAGTGACCTCGGTACCCGGCGTGGTGCTGGCGATCCTCACCGCGGATTGCCTGCCGGTGGTGTTCACCGCCGTCGACGGCAGCGAGGTGGGCGCTGCCCATGCCGGTTGGCGTGGCCTGGCCGACGGCATGCTGGAGGCCACTGTGGCCGCCATGCAGACGCCACCGGCACAGCTGCGCGCATGGCTGGGCCCGGCAGCGGGACCGGCCGACTACGAGATCGGCGAAGAGGTGTACCACGCCTTCGTCGGCCACGACGCGGCCGCTGCGGCGGCCTTCGTGGCCACCCGGCCAGGCCACTGGAAGGTGGACCTGTTCGCGCTGGCGCGACAGCGCCTGCAGGCTGCAGGCATGGACCTGGGCAGCATCCATGGTGGAACGGTGTCGACGATGGCGGATGCAGATCTGTATTCGCACCGTCGCGATCGCCGTACCGGTCGGATGGCGACGCTGGTGTGGATGGACTGA
- a CDS encoding thiol-disulfide oxidoreductase DCC family protein — translation MRGDHAAGAEPGGVIVFDGVCALCSRWVRFLLRFDRRERFRFAAMQGAQGSALLRAHGLDAHDPTSFLLLDAQGAWTDTDAILRVLTGLGGGWRLAAVLRVLPRRWRDGAYRVLARNRYRWFGRHVACHLPDPQQAARFLD, via the coding sequence ATGCGGGGTGATCACGCTGCGGGGGCAGAACCTGGCGGCGTGATCGTCTTCGACGGCGTCTGCGCGTTGTGCAGCCGCTGGGTGCGTTTCCTGCTGCGCTTCGACCGGCGGGAGCGCTTTCGCTTCGCGGCCATGCAGGGCGCGCAGGGCAGCGCGCTGTTGCGGGCACACGGGCTGGATGCACATGACCCGACCTCGTTCCTGCTGCTGGACGCACAAGGGGCGTGGACCGATACCGATGCGATCCTGCGCGTGCTGACAGGCCTGGGCGGTGGCTGGCGTCTGGCGGCCGTGCTGCGCGTGCTGCCACGGCGCTGGCGCGATGGTGCGTACCGGGTATTGGCGCGCAACCGATACCGTTGGTTCGGGCGCCACGTTGCATGCCATCTACCCGATCCGCAGCAGGCGGCACGGTTCCTGGACTGA
- a CDS encoding OmpA family protein, whose protein sequence is MSAYNRFIEDAAIRFELGHRARWVVRVITAWVDSHPQGLDGLQQQFEQVGLGARFHSWRHPTRLALPIVASELERALGAHTLAMIAHRSGMSPGAFRVVACHLLPGVVGLLSSPTGLDPSTPPTRRARLATPRPLITGGAASRAMYGMALRSLLWTLAVVAVLAVTAWLQLKARTPLWTAQEIPREHDARLSLHQQGTQMQVEGNLPRETDRRRVWNALSAVHGRQNLHGSISLDPRARPAPWLDRLIDDLPVLRGDGLQLAFEGPQLRIDTSGMGDAQRLAISRQLRQDFSALEMSGLWGPGLAALAQLPADADAAQRINALNLTTLKFQPGSTELTGDSRQTLTAVAAALRGVPAGSRVEVAAHTDSAGSTEGNRQLSQLRADALAQALQEHGVAADVLVPAGYGHDHPVADNRSEEGRARNRRVTYRTLQ, encoded by the coding sequence ATGTCTGCTTACAACCGTTTCATCGAAGACGCCGCAATTCGCTTCGAACTGGGCCACCGCGCCCGCTGGGTGGTCAGGGTGATCACCGCGTGGGTCGACTCGCACCCACAGGGGCTGGACGGTCTGCAGCAGCAGTTCGAGCAGGTGGGCCTGGGCGCCCGCTTCCACTCCTGGCGTCATCCCACGCGGCTGGCGTTGCCGATCGTCGCCAGTGAACTGGAACGAGCGCTCGGTGCCCACACTCTGGCGATGATCGCGCACCGCAGCGGCATGTCCCCTGGCGCATTCCGAGTGGTGGCCTGCCATCTGCTGCCCGGTGTGGTTGGCCTGTTGTCCTCGCCGACCGGTCTGGATCCCTCGACACCCCCGACCCGGCGCGCCCGCCTCGCCACGCCACGCCCGCTCATCACTGGCGGAGCCGCCTCCCGCGCCATGTATGGCATGGCACTGCGCAGCCTGCTGTGGACGCTGGCCGTGGTGGCGGTGCTGGCTGTCACCGCCTGGCTCCAGCTGAAGGCGCGCACGCCGCTGTGGACGGCGCAGGAGATTCCACGCGAACACGACGCACGGCTGTCGCTGCATCAGCAGGGCACGCAGATGCAGGTAGAGGGCAACCTGCCCCGCGAAACAGACCGTCGCCGCGTCTGGAATGCACTGTCGGCCGTGCATGGTCGGCAGAATCTGCACGGCAGCATCAGTCTGGACCCACGTGCGCGTCCCGCTCCTTGGCTGGACCGCCTGATCGACGATCTGCCCGTACTGCGCGGTGATGGCCTGCAGCTGGCATTCGAGGGGCCGCAGCTGCGGATCGACACCTCGGGCATGGGCGACGCACAGCGGCTGGCCATTTCAAGGCAACTGCGCCAGGACTTCTCCGCCTTGGAAATGAGTGGCCTGTGGGGCCCGGGGCTGGCTGCACTGGCGCAGTTGCCGGCAGACGCCGACGCAGCGCAGCGCATCAACGCGCTGAACCTGACCACCCTGAAGTTCCAGCCCGGTTCCACCGAACTGACCGGTGACTCCCGGCAGACCCTGACCGCGGTAGCCGCTGCACTGCGCGGCGTGCCAGCCGGGTCACGGGTGGAAGTGGCCGCACACACCGACAGCGCGGGCAGCACCGAGGGCAACCGGCAGCTCAGCCAGCTACGTGCGGACGCACTCGCCCAGGCACTGCAGGAGCACGGTGTTGCTGCCGACGTGCTGGTACCAGCGGGCTATGGTCACGATCATCCCGTGGCCGACAACCGCAGCGAAGAGGGGCGCGCCCGCAATCGGCGCGTTACCTACAGGACGCTGCAGTAA
- the otsA gene encoding alpha,alpha-trehalose-phosphate synthase (UDP-forming), with translation MSRLVIVSNRVAVPGENRAGGLAVGLLAALKERGGLWFGWSGKSVRETSGTLHEQRDGDIQYVTMDLAKRDVDGYYNGFANRTLWPLLHFRLDLVDYDRGTRETYHRVNALFADKLAPLLREDDIVWIHDYHLIPLGAMLRERGIGCRIGFFLHIPMPSADLLQAMPDHLRLFSALYAYDLVGFQTQRDADRFQTYLRLFGGGRVLDNGNLEAPGGRHFRAAAFPIGIDTELIARQASTAASKAAVKNLRSSLRDRQLAIGVDRLDYSKGLPERFLGFERYLQRHPDQRGSLTYLQIAPVSRGDVTEYRQLRSQLEQIAGHINGGHAEPDWTPLRYVNQNFTHATLTGFYRAAAVGLVTPLRDGMNLVAKEYVASQDPEDPGVLVLSLLAGAADELKQALLVNPHDLDGVADAIATAATMSLRRRKERWQAMMEHLRTYDINHWRRSYLEALEG, from the coding sequence GTGAGCCGTCTTGTCATCGTTTCCAACCGCGTTGCCGTCCCCGGTGAGAACCGCGCCGGTGGCCTCGCGGTGGGCCTGCTGGCGGCACTGAAGGAACGCGGCGGGCTGTGGTTCGGCTGGAGTGGCAAGAGCGTGCGCGAGACCAGTGGCACGCTGCACGAACAGCGCGACGGCGATATCCAGTACGTCACCATGGACCTGGCCAAGCGTGATGTGGACGGCTACTACAACGGCTTCGCCAATCGCACCTTGTGGCCCCTGCTGCACTTCCGCCTGGACCTGGTCGACTACGACCGTGGTACGCGCGAGACCTACCACAGGGTCAACGCCCTGTTCGCCGACAAGCTGGCGCCGCTGCTGCGCGAAGACGACATCGTCTGGATCCACGACTACCACCTGATTCCGCTCGGCGCGATGCTGCGCGAGCGCGGCATCGGCTGCCGCATTGGCTTCTTCCTGCACATCCCGATGCCCTCGGCTGATCTGCTGCAGGCCATGCCCGACCATCTGCGGCTGTTCTCCGCGCTGTACGCCTATGACCTGGTCGGCTTCCAGACCCAGCGCGATGCCGATCGCTTCCAGACCTATCTACGGCTGTTCGGCGGTGGCCGCGTACTCGACAACGGCAACCTCGAAGCGCCCGGCGGACGCCACTTCCGTGCCGCGGCGTTCCCGATCGGCATCGACACCGAACTGATCGCGCGCCAGGCCAGCACCGCCGCCAGCAAGGCCGCCGTGAAGAACCTGCGCAGCAGCCTGCGTGACCGCCAGCTCGCCATCGGCGTGGATCGCCTGGACTATTCCAAGGGCCTGCCCGAGCGCTTCCTCGGCTTCGAACGCTACCTGCAGCGCCATCCCGACCAGCGCGGGTCGCTCACCTACCTGCAGATCGCCCCGGTCTCGCGCGGCGATGTCACCGAGTACCGGCAACTGCGCAGCCAGCTGGAGCAGATCGCCGGCCACATCAATGGTGGCCACGCCGAACCCGATTGGACTCCGCTGCGCTACGTCAACCAGAACTTCACCCACGCCACCCTGACCGGCTTCTACCGCGCCGCCGCTGTCGGCCTGGTCACCCCGTTGCGCGATGGCATGAACCTGGTGGCCAAGGAGTACGTCGCCTCGCAGGACCCGGAAGATCCCGGTGTACTGGTGCTGTCCCTGCTGGCCGGCGCGGCCGATGAACTGAAGCAGGCGCTGCTGGTCAATCCGCACGACCTGGACGGTGTGGCCGATGCCATCGCCACCGCCGCCACGATGTCTCTGCGCAGGCGCAAGGAGCGCTGGCAGGCCATGATGGAACATCTGCGCACGTACGACATCAACCACTGGCGGCGTAGCTACCTGGAGGCGTTGGAGGGCTGA
- a CDS encoding glycoside hydrolase family 15 protein, with the protein MTQPDLDLGVVGNGSFGALVDKHARVVWSCLPTFDGDPTFCALLSPNQQTGGDFAIELEDFADSEQEYLTNTAILRTVLRDAHGGALEILDFAPRWRQNDRFYRPVSLIRQVRPLSGSPRIVIRARPLADWGARVPESTWGSNHVRWILPEHVLRLTTDVPVRFVRDGLPFVLNHPIHLILGVDESLNRSISGYVQEAFQRTRDYWREWVRYLSIPLEWQDAVIRSAITLKLCQYEDSGAIIAAMTTSIPEAPGSVRNWDYRYCWLRDAAFVVRALNRLGATRTMEQFLGYIFNLATTDGTLQPLYGIGFEAKLDEDEVPSLSGYRGMGPVRRGNLAWVQRQHDVYGSVVLASTQLFFDRRLQDPGDSHTFARLEPLGEQAFALHDVPDAGLWEFRGRTEVHTYTSAMCWAACDRLCKIAVRLKRDDRARYWRERADTIHARIMEKAWSEELGHFTDTFDGHRLDASLLLLADIGFIDANDARFVATVEAIGRDLKHGNALYRYIAPDDFGEPETSFTICTFWYIDALAAIGRMDEAREMFEALLRQRNHLGLLSEDLAFDGGEAWGNFPQTYSHVGLITAAMRLSRSWQEAS; encoded by the coding sequence ATGACCCAACCCGATCTTGATCTGGGCGTGGTCGGCAACGGCAGCTTCGGCGCCCTGGTCGACAAACACGCCCGTGTTGTCTGGAGTTGCCTGCCAACCTTCGACGGCGACCCGACCTTCTGTGCCCTGCTCAGCCCCAACCAGCAGACCGGCGGCGACTTCGCCATCGAGCTGGAAGACTTCGCCGACAGCGAGCAGGAGTACCTGACCAACACCGCGATCCTGCGCACCGTGCTGCGCGATGCGCATGGCGGTGCGCTGGAAATCCTCGACTTCGCCCCGCGCTGGCGCCAGAACGACCGTTTCTATCGGCCGGTGAGCCTGATCCGCCAGGTGCGTCCGTTGTCCGGCAGCCCGCGCATCGTGATCCGTGCACGGCCACTGGCCGACTGGGGCGCGCGCGTTCCCGAGTCCACCTGGGGCAGCAACCACGTGCGCTGGATCCTGCCCGAGCATGTGCTGCGCCTGACCACCGACGTCCCGGTGCGCTTCGTGCGCGATGGCCTGCCGTTCGTGCTCAACCATCCCATCCACCTGATCCTGGGTGTGGATGAATCGCTCAACCGTTCCATCAGCGGCTATGTGCAGGAAGCCTTCCAGCGCACCCGCGACTATTGGCGCGAATGGGTGCGGTATCTGTCCATCCCGCTGGAATGGCAGGACGCGGTGATCCGCAGTGCGATCACCTTGAAGCTGTGCCAGTACGAGGACAGCGGCGCGATCATCGCGGCGATGACCACCTCGATTCCGGAAGCGCCCGGCAGCGTGCGCAACTGGGACTACCGCTACTGCTGGCTGCGCGATGCCGCCTTCGTGGTGCGCGCGTTGAACCGCTTGGGCGCCACGCGCACGATGGAGCAGTTCCTCGGCTACATCTTCAACCTGGCTACCACCGACGGCACCCTGCAGCCGCTGTACGGCATCGGTTTCGAAGCCAAGCTGGACGAGGATGAAGTCCCCAGCCTGTCCGGCTACCGCGGCATGGGCCCGGTACGGCGCGGCAATCTGGCCTGGGTGCAGCGCCAACACGATGTCTACGGCAGCGTGGTGCTGGCCTCCACCCAGTTGTTCTTCGACCGCCGCCTGCAGGATCCGGGCGACAGCCACACCTTCGCTCGGCTGGAACCGCTGGGCGAACAGGCTTTCGCCCTGCACGACGTGCCCGATGCGGGCCTGTGGGAATTCCGCGGACGTACCGAAGTACATACCTACACCAGCGCCATGTGCTGGGCGGCGTGCGACCGCCTGTGCAAGATCGCCGTGCGCCTGAAGCGTGATGACCGCGCGCGGTACTGGCGCGAGCGTGCCGACACCATCCACGCGCGCATCATGGAAAAAGCCTGGAGCGAGGAACTCGGTCACTTCACCGACACCTTCGATGGCCATCGCCTCGACGCCTCGCTGCTGTTGCTGGCCGACATCGGCTTCATCGATGCCAACGATGCACGTTTCGTCGCCACCGTCGAGGCCATCGGCCGCGACCTCAAGCATGGCAACGCGCTGTACCGCTACATCGCGCCGGATGATTTCGGCGAGCCGGAAACCAGCTTCACCATCTGCACGTTCTGGTACATCGACGCGCTCGCTGCCATCGGCCGCATGGATGAAGCGCGCGAGATGTTCGAGGCGCTGCTGCGGCAACGCAACCATCTGGGCCTGCTGTCCGAGGACCTTGCCTTCGACGGGGGTGAGGCCTGGGGCAACTTCCCGCAGACCTACTCGCATGTCGGCCTGATCACCGCGGCCATGCGCCTGTCGCGGTCCTGGCAGGAGGCCTCGTGA
- the otsB gene encoding trehalose-phosphatase: MAEPLPLRPPPPLLDDACALFLDVDGTLIEFAARPDAVQLLPDVREAIGRISDRLEGAVALVSGRPLEQLDQLFAPLKLPAAGLHGHELRAQDGHVIRDEHGDDTADWLHALHQQAMRFAHGHPGVLVENKGVGLALHWRGAPHAADDVRAFADRHVRGRASYRLQPGDHVVEFVPVATNKGRAVRRLMQYLPFRGRLPVFLGDDLTDEFGFDAANGLHGWSVLIGEREQSAAVFALPDIRSVHAWLRENAY; this comes from the coding sequence ATGGCTGAACCGCTCCCCCTGCGTCCGCCACCTCCATTGCTGGACGATGCCTGCGCGTTGTTCCTCGATGTGGATGGCACCCTGATCGAATTCGCTGCACGCCCCGACGCCGTGCAGCTTCTCCCCGATGTGCGTGAAGCCATCGGCCGCATCAGCGATCGACTGGAAGGTGCAGTGGCACTGGTCAGTGGTCGCCCGCTTGAACAGCTGGACCAGTTGTTCGCACCGCTCAAGCTTCCTGCCGCGGGCCTGCATGGTCACGAGCTGCGTGCGCAGGACGGACACGTGATACGCGATGAGCATGGCGATGACACCGCCGACTGGCTGCATGCGCTTCATCAGCAAGCCATGCGATTCGCCCATGGCCACCCCGGCGTACTGGTCGAGAACAAGGGCGTAGGACTGGCCCTGCACTGGCGTGGTGCACCGCATGCGGCCGACGACGTGCGTGCCTTTGCTGACCGCCACGTGCGCGGCCGGGCCAGCTACCGCCTGCAACCGGGCGACCATGTGGTCGAATTCGTGCCGGTGGCGACCAACAAGGGCCGGGCCGTACGCCGGCTGATGCAGTACCTGCCGTTCCGTGGGCGTCTGCCGGTGTTCCTCGGCGATGACCTCACCGATGAATTCGGCTTCGATGCGGCCAATGGCCTGCATGGCTGGAGCGTGCTGATCGGCGAACGTGAACAGAGCGCGGCGGTGTTCGCGCTGCCCGACATACGCAGCGTGCACGCCTGGCTGCGTGAGAATGCGTATTGA